In Hamadaea flava, a genomic segment contains:
- the nirB gene encoding nitrite reductase large subunit NirB: protein MSSVAKKVVVVGHGMVGQRFVEALAARDTTGEWQITVLGEELRPAYDRVRLSAFFDGVSAAELGIGDLPDGVELRLGETVLGIDRTRRVVTTSAGEYAYDKLVLATGSRPFVPPIAGADLPGVFVYRTLDDLEALQAYAEGRQVGAVLGGGLLGLEAANALRLLGLTTHVVEFAPRLMPLQVDDGGGAVLKGHVEGLGLTVHTGRACASVLGEAAVTGLTFSDGGSVDADLVVIAAGIRPRDELAETAGLALGPRGGFLVDAGCATADPDVYAVGECAALSLDGADGRTYGLVAPGYAMAEVVADRIVGGDAAMTTPDTSTKLKLLGVDVASFGAADGPLDVVFHDGANGVYAKLLLSDDAQTLLGGILVGDASAYPTLRASLGGPLPGPPIALLAGDSAGTAGAGSLPGTAQVCSCNAVTKDAIVDAIRDGAADVPALKSCTRAGTTCGSCVPMLKSLLSECGVHQSKALCEHFAHSRQELYDIARVRGIRTFSELITAHGQGRGCDICKPVVASILASLTNGYVLDGEQAALQDTNDHFLANIQKDGTYSVVPRIPGGEITPEKLIVIGEVAKDFGLYTKITGGQRIDLFGARVEQLPQIWHRLVDAGFESGHAYGKALRTVKSCVGSTWCRYGVQDSVGLAVDLELRYRGLRAPHKIKSAVSGCARECAEARSKDFGIIATETGWNLYVGGNGGFRPRHADLLATDLSTEDLIRTVDRFLMYYIRTADRLQRTASWLEGLDGGLDHLRDVIIHDTLGLCAELDAAMAHHVGSYADEWKATLDDPERLARFVSFVNAPGTPDPSISFETERGQRVPARPVPVTLTGRKS, encoded by the coding sequence ATGAGTAGCGTTGCCAAGAAGGTCGTCGTGGTCGGCCACGGAATGGTCGGGCAGCGTTTCGTGGAGGCGCTTGCCGCCCGGGACACCACCGGCGAGTGGCAGATCACCGTCCTCGGCGAGGAGCTGCGGCCCGCGTACGACCGGGTGCGGTTGTCCGCCTTCTTCGACGGGGTCAGCGCGGCCGAGCTGGGCATCGGCGACCTGCCGGACGGTGTCGAGCTGCGGCTCGGTGAGACGGTCCTGGGAATCGACCGGACCCGGCGGGTGGTCACCACCTCCGCCGGCGAGTACGCCTACGACAAGCTCGTCCTCGCCACCGGCAGCCGCCCGTTCGTGCCGCCGATCGCCGGGGCCGACCTGCCGGGCGTCTTCGTCTATCGCACGCTCGACGACCTCGAAGCGCTTCAGGCGTACGCCGAGGGCCGTCAGGTCGGCGCGGTGCTCGGCGGTGGCCTGCTCGGTCTGGAGGCGGCCAACGCGTTGCGGCTACTCGGGCTGACCACCCACGTCGTCGAGTTCGCCCCGCGGCTCATGCCGCTTCAGGTGGACGACGGCGGCGGGGCCGTCCTCAAGGGGCACGTCGAGGGCCTGGGCCTGACCGTCCACACCGGACGAGCCTGCGCGAGCGTGCTCGGCGAGGCCGCGGTGACCGGCCTGACCTTCAGCGACGGCGGATCCGTCGACGCCGACCTCGTGGTGATCGCGGCCGGCATCCGGCCCCGGGACGAGCTGGCCGAGACGGCCGGCTTGGCACTGGGACCGCGCGGCGGCTTCCTCGTGGACGCGGGCTGCGCGACCGCCGACCCCGACGTGTACGCCGTCGGCGAGTGCGCCGCCCTGAGCCTCGACGGCGCCGACGGGCGCACCTACGGACTCGTCGCCCCCGGGTACGCGATGGCCGAGGTGGTGGCCGACCGGATCGTCGGCGGCGACGCCGCCATGACCACGCCGGACACCTCGACGAAGCTGAAGCTGCTCGGGGTCGACGTCGCCTCGTTCGGGGCGGCGGACGGGCCGCTCGACGTCGTCTTCCACGACGGCGCCAACGGGGTGTACGCCAAACTCCTGCTCTCCGACGACGCTCAGACCCTGCTCGGCGGCATCCTCGTCGGGGACGCGTCGGCGTACCCGACGTTGCGGGCCAGCCTCGGCGGTCCGCTGCCCGGCCCGCCGATCGCACTGCTGGCCGGGGACTCCGCCGGGACGGCCGGAGCCGGGTCGCTCCCGGGCACGGCGCAGGTCTGCTCGTGCAACGCCGTCACCAAGGACGCCATCGTCGACGCCATCCGCGACGGGGCGGCCGACGTGCCGGCACTCAAGTCCTGCACCCGCGCCGGGACCACCTGCGGCTCGTGCGTACCGATGCTGAAGAGCCTGCTCAGCGAGTGCGGCGTGCACCAGTCGAAGGCGCTCTGCGAACACTTCGCGCACAGCCGCCAGGAGCTGTACGACATCGCCCGCGTACGCGGCATCCGGACGTTCTCCGAGCTGATCACCGCGCACGGGCAGGGCCGGGGCTGCGACATCTGCAAGCCGGTCGTGGCCTCGATCCTCGCCTCGCTGACCAACGGCTACGTGCTCGACGGCGAGCAGGCGGCGTTGCAGGACACCAACGACCACTTCCTGGCGAACATCCAGAAGGACGGCACCTACTCGGTGGTGCCCCGCATCCCCGGTGGCGAGATCACCCCGGAGAAGCTCATCGTCATCGGCGAGGTCGCCAAGGACTTCGGGCTCTACACGAAGATCACCGGCGGGCAGCGGATCGACCTGTTCGGCGCCCGAGTCGAGCAGCTGCCCCAGATCTGGCACCGGCTGGTCGACGCGGGATTCGAGTCCGGGCACGCGTACGGCAAGGCGCTGCGCACCGTGAAGTCGTGCGTCGGCAGCACCTGGTGCCGGTACGGCGTACAGGACTCGGTGGGCCTCGCGGTGGATCTGGAGCTGCGCTATCGGGGCCTGCGAGCACCGCACAAGATCAAGTCGGCTGTCTCGGGCTGTGCCCGGGAATGCGCCGAGGCCCGGAGCAAGGACTTCGGGATCATCGCGACCGAGACCGGCTGGAACCTCTACGTCGGCGGCAACGGCGGCTTCCGGCCCCGGCACGCCGACCTGCTCGCCACGGACCTGTCCACCGAGGACCTCATCCGCACGGTCGACCGGTTCCTCATGTACTACATCCGGACCGCCGACCGCCTGCAGCGCACGGCGAGCTGGTTGGAGGGCCTCGACGGCGGGCTCGACCACCTGCGGGACGTCATCATCCACGACACCCTCGGCCTCTGCGCGGAACTGGACGCGGCGATGGCTCACCACGTCGGCTCGTACGCCGACGAGTGGAAGGCCACTTTGGACGATCCTGAGCGCCTGGCCCGGTTCGTCTCGTTCGTCAACGCGCCGGGGACCCCCGATCCCTCGATCAGCTTCGAGACCGAACGCGGGCAACGAGTGCCCGCCCGCCCCGTTCCTGTCACGCTCACCGGGAGGAAGTCATGA
- a CDS encoding FAD-dependent oxidoreductase gives MDRSTEVNEVVIVGYGMAGARCAADLARRGVKATVVGAEPHRAYNRILLSNLLAGKVDETGVELPDSGGSIRTGAPVVSIDRDRRTVTCADGTVVEYEHLVLATGATAWIPPVEGLDPDALPDRVAVFRTLDDCRRILDFSAGARTAIVLGGGLLGLEAARGLAGRGLAVQVVHPVGHLMERQIDPDASAILAGTLAELGITVHTGVSGARLATGPDSVTLTLSDGRELTTDLLVLSCGVRPETALARDAGLAVERGIVVDDRLRTSDRRISAIGDCAQHRGQVGGLVAPAWAQANVVARVLSGEEPLAAYQPAPIVTRLKANGIDLASMGTLDGEHHEDLRFADPARGTYARLRIHEGRVSGAVLLGDNPLVGQVIQLFDRGAPVPSDRRALLLGRSLGSTATAQAAPTPALMPDAATVCQCNSVNKGSIVRAWRDGCRDVAAIADRTRATTGCGTCTDAVCGIADWLSAQEGVKA, from the coding sequence ATGGACAGGAGCACCGAGGTGAACGAGGTAGTCATCGTCGGCTACGGGATGGCGGGCGCGCGATGCGCCGCCGACCTGGCCCGGCGTGGCGTCAAGGCGACCGTCGTCGGCGCCGAGCCGCATCGGGCGTACAACCGGATCCTGTTGTCCAACCTCCTTGCTGGGAAGGTCGACGAGACCGGGGTGGAGCTGCCCGACTCCGGCGGGTCCATCCGGACGGGGGCGCCGGTCGTCTCGATCGACCGGGACCGGCGGACGGTGACCTGTGCCGATGGCACCGTCGTGGAGTACGAGCACCTCGTGCTGGCCACCGGGGCCACCGCGTGGATCCCGCCGGTCGAGGGGCTCGACCCGGACGCGCTGCCCGACCGCGTCGCGGTGTTCCGGACGCTGGACGACTGCCGCCGCATCCTCGACTTCAGCGCGGGCGCGCGTACCGCCATCGTGCTCGGCGGTGGGCTGCTCGGCCTGGAGGCGGCCCGCGGATTGGCCGGGCGGGGCCTGGCCGTGCAGGTCGTCCACCCCGTCGGGCATCTGATGGAACGTCAGATCGACCCGGACGCGAGCGCCATCCTGGCCGGCACCCTGGCCGAGCTGGGCATCACCGTCCACACCGGAGTGTCGGGGGCGCGGCTGGCCACCGGGCCGGACAGCGTCACGCTCACCCTGTCCGACGGCCGGGAACTCACCACCGACCTGCTGGTCCTGTCGTGCGGCGTACGCCCGGAGACGGCGCTCGCCCGGGACGCCGGGCTGGCCGTCGAACGGGGCATCGTGGTGGACGACCGGCTCCGGACCAGCGACCGGCGGATCTCCGCCATCGGCGACTGCGCCCAGCATCGCGGCCAGGTCGGCGGGCTCGTCGCACCCGCGTGGGCTCAGGCGAACGTGGTCGCCCGGGTGCTGAGCGGCGAGGAGCCGCTGGCGGCGTACCAGCCCGCGCCGATCGTGACGCGGCTCAAGGCGAACGGCATCGACCTCGCCTCGATGGGCACCCTCGACGGCGAGCACCACGAGGATCTGCGCTTCGCCGACCCCGCCCGAGGCACGTACGCCCGCCTGCGCATCCACGAGGGCCGCGTGTCCGGCGCCGTGCTACTGGGCGACAACCCGCTCGTCGGGCAGGTCATCCAGCTGTTCGACCGGGGCGCGCCGGTTCCCAGTGACCGCCGCGCGCTCCTTCTCGGGCGCAGTCTGGGCAGCACCGCCACTGCCCAGGCTGCGCCCACTCCCGCGCTGATGCCCGACGCCGCGACCGTCTGCCAGTGCAACTCGGTCAACAAGGGATCCATCGTGCGCGCGTGGCGCGACGGCTGCCGCGACGTCGCGGCGATCGCCGACCGGACGCGCGCCACCACCGGCTGCGGGACCTGCACCGACGCGGTCTGCGGCATCGCCGATTGGCTGTCTGCGCAGGAGGGTGTCAAGGCATGA
- the nirD gene encoding nitrite reductase small subunit NirD has translation MTTAFADLAVWTPICSISRLEIERGVAALVEGVPVAIFRTFTGDVYAVDNVDPFSGASVLSRGIVGTRGDVPTVASPMHKQAFDLRTGDCLDDPTMRVRAWAVRVRDGVVEIGEPLAASVPA, from the coding sequence ATGACCACCGCCTTCGCCGACCTCGCCGTCTGGACGCCGATCTGCTCGATCAGCCGCCTGGAGATCGAACGCGGGGTGGCCGCGCTCGTCGAGGGCGTGCCCGTCGCGATCTTCCGGACCTTCACCGGCGACGTGTACGCCGTGGACAACGTCGACCCGTTCAGCGGTGCTTCGGTGCTCTCCCGGGGCATCGTCGGCACCCGGGGAGACGTCCCGACGGTCGCCTCACCGATGCACAAGCAGGCTTTCGACCTGCGTACCGGGGACTGCCTCGACGACCCCACGATGCGGGTCCGGGCCTGGGCGGTCCGCGTACGCGATGGAGTGGTCGAGATCGGCGAGCCCCTCGCGGCGAGCGTGCCCGCATGA
- a CDS encoding uroporphyrinogen-III synthase, whose amino-acid sequence MTTVAAAGTQTQGELAGFTIGVTADRRRDELAALLERRGARVVIAPALRIVPLPDDVELREATRRCLAAPPDIVVANTGIGMRGWLEAAEGWGLGDALRQVLGNAYLVARGPKARGAARAAGLLDQWSPESESCDEVLFHLLARGVHGEVIAVQLHGDQQPDFCAALRSAGADVIEVPVYRWAPPHDPAPLQRLVDLVHNRLIDAVTFTSAPAVQALLDAAGPARADCVEAMRSDVLAACVGTVTAAPLTELGIPVVTPTRARLGALVRSLSDELPKRAVTLQVAGHELTLRGHAAVVDGQLKPLAPAPMAVLRALATRAGRVLSRAALLPSLPRGADEHAVEMAVARLRAGLGGPGFVQTVVKRGYRLPVE is encoded by the coding sequence ATGACGACTGTTGCCGCCGCCGGTACGCAGACGCAGGGCGAGCTGGCCGGGTTCACCATCGGCGTGACCGCCGACCGGCGGCGCGACGAGCTGGCGGCGCTGCTCGAACGGCGGGGAGCGCGGGTGGTCATCGCGCCCGCGCTCCGCATCGTGCCGCTCCCCGACGACGTCGAGCTGCGGGAGGCGACCCGGCGATGTCTGGCGGCTCCGCCAGACATCGTCGTCGCCAACACCGGCATCGGCATGCGCGGCTGGCTGGAGGCGGCCGAGGGCTGGGGCCTGGGCGACGCGCTCCGGCAGGTGCTGGGCAACGCGTACCTGGTGGCCCGGGGACCCAAGGCGCGGGGCGCGGCTCGGGCGGCCGGCCTCCTCGACCAGTGGTCGCCGGAGTCGGAGAGCTGCGACGAGGTGCTCTTTCACCTGCTGGCACGCGGCGTGCACGGTGAGGTCATCGCCGTGCAGCTGCACGGGGACCAGCAACCCGACTTCTGCGCGGCGCTGCGCTCGGCCGGCGCCGACGTCATCGAGGTGCCCGTCTACCGCTGGGCACCGCCGCACGACCCGGCTCCGTTGCAGCGCCTGGTCGACCTCGTGCACAACCGGCTCATCGACGCCGTCACCTTCACCTCGGCGCCCGCCGTGCAGGCCCTGCTCGACGCGGCCGGACCGGCGCGCGCGGACTGTGTCGAGGCGATGCGCTCGGATGTGCTCGCAGCCTGCGTCGGCACGGTGACCGCGGCCCCGCTGACCGAACTGGGCATTCCGGTCGTGACGCCGACTCGGGCCCGGCTCGGCGCGCTGGTCCGCTCGCTCAGCGACGAACTGCCCAAACGGGCGGTCACGCTGCAGGTCGCCGGGCACGAGCTGACCCTGCGCGGACACGCCGCCGTGGTGGACGGCCAGCTCAAACCGCTCGCCCCCGCGCCGATGGCGGTCCTGCGCGCGCTGGCGACCCGGGCCGGCCGAGTGCTGTCTCGGGCGGCGCTGCTGCCCTCGCTCCCCCGGGGCGCGGACGAGCACGCCGTCGAGATGGCCGTCGCCCGGCTGCGCGCCGGGTTGGGCGGACCCGGTTTCGTCCAGACCGTCGTCAAACGTGGCTATCGCCTGCCGGTCGAATGA